A region of Micromonospora sp. WMMD882 DNA encodes the following proteins:
- a CDS encoding PQQ-binding-like beta-propeller repeat protein — protein sequence MTLIDLGDLRDEPGPYPDPGRSRRRGRPWQAASLVVALVLGTAVASVPTPRRSSVGVPVPPGSTASRFGDLLVAVTPARFGTADVQQVLAVELPAGRATAPRTLRLRWRIDVPELTNLRPMGRVGEFLLLFGMGGAGAGPAETVVVDTATGRIHRRQPGSMTRTEGGGLLLLTTTDDETGTIEVVDPVSGAARWRAPMDPHRLDYRSGDHGIDRVLRKLPGGRAEIRDADTGTVLADEAILREGPAALGEETQFADDLLVVVRAEPPELTAYDVDTLDRRWTSTVPSVDYVQPCGVVLCAWGDTGGMWALDPASGRIRWSDHRWMTAMAAGDRLLVTVGTPGRSESRVRVLDATTGRVRADVGEWQGTESRGAHRSPRVYRSLGDRGVLVVEVDVEAGLTRTLDVLPGGPEECELGPWPLLCRQRDGSYRLWWPAA from the coding sequence ATGACGCTTATCGATCTGGGTGACCTGCGCGACGAGCCCGGGCCGTACCCGGATCCGGGGCGTTCCCGGCGGCGTGGGCGGCCGTGGCAGGCCGCGTCGCTGGTGGTGGCGCTCGTGCTGGGCACGGCCGTGGCCTCGGTGCCGACCCCGCGCCGCAGCTCGGTCGGGGTGCCGGTGCCGCCCGGCTCCACCGCGTCGCGCTTCGGCGACCTGCTGGTCGCGGTCACCCCGGCGCGGTTCGGCACGGCCGACGTCCAGCAGGTGCTCGCCGTCGAGCTGCCCGCCGGGCGGGCCACCGCGCCGCGGACGCTCCGGCTGCGCTGGCGGATCGACGTGCCCGAGCTGACGAACCTGCGGCCGATGGGCCGTGTCGGGGAGTTCCTGCTGTTGTTCGGCATGGGTGGCGCGGGCGCCGGCCCGGCCGAGACGGTCGTCGTGGACACCGCGACCGGGCGGATCCACCGACGGCAGCCCGGCAGCATGACGCGGACCGAGGGCGGCGGGTTGCTGCTGCTGACCACGACGGACGACGAGACCGGGACGATCGAGGTGGTGGATCCGGTGAGCGGGGCGGCGCGCTGGCGGGCGCCGATGGACCCGCACCGGCTCGACTACCGGTCCGGTGACCATGGCATCGACCGGGTGCTGCGGAAACTGCCGGGGGGCCGGGCCGAGATCCGGGACGCGGACACCGGCACGGTGCTGGCGGACGAGGCGATCCTGCGGGAGGGGCCGGCCGCGTTGGGCGAGGAGACGCAGTTCGCCGACGACCTGCTGGTCGTGGTGCGTGCCGAACCGCCGGAGCTGACCGCGTACGACGTGGACACCCTCGACCGGCGGTGGACCTCCACCGTGCCCTCGGTGGACTACGTCCAGCCCTGCGGGGTGGTGCTCTGCGCGTGGGGCGACACCGGCGGCATGTGGGCGCTGGACCCGGCGTCCGGTCGGATCCGGTGGAGCGACCACCGGTGGATGACCGCGATGGCGGCCGGTGACCGGCTGCTGGTGACCGTGGGGACGCCGGGGCGGTCCGAGAGCCGGGTCCGGGTGCTGGACGCGACGACCGGCCGGGTCCGGGCCGACGTGGGCGAGTGGCAGGGGACGGAGAGCCGGGGGGCGCACCGGTCACCGCGCGTCTACCGGTCGCTCGGTGACCGTGGGGTGCTGGTCGTCGAGGTGGACGTGGAGGCCGGGCTGACGCGGACGTTGGACGTGCTGCCGGGCGGCCCCGAGGAGTGCGAGCTCGGCCCCTGGCCGCTGCTGTGCCGGCAGCGGGACGGCTCCTACCGGCTGTGGTGGCCCGCCGCCTGA
- a CDS encoding C39 family peptidase, producing the protein MSAGAYGRNIAYRVFRFPADVADGTLLGVRATDGGLVIGAVPARLAHTDPHTGAHGRYDVGRWISPPVWSGFDLRQVVPSWTADTPDGCWVQVELCGWADRSPVTGWYVLARWAAGDQGLRRTSVPGQRDRHAEVDTDTLTATGARLTGWQLRVTLARPVGSADGPALWTVGAVAADRPPARPTTAPTAEAAARGTVLAVPRFSQRLHAGHYPRWGGGGDSWCSPTCVAMVLEFWGAGPPPQEYAWVNPADPRPMVDHAARHCYDHAYQGAGNWAFNTAYAGRHGLDAFVTRLRGLAEAELFVAAGIPLVLSAAYRAGEVPGLDYDTSGHLVVLVGFTADGDPVLNDPYAPDDAGVRRTVDRRRFGAAWQHGSGGIAYVIRPPSVPLPPPPAQANW; encoded by the coding sequence ATGAGCGCAGGCGCGTACGGACGCAACATCGCCTACCGGGTCTTCCGGTTCCCGGCCGACGTGGCCGACGGCACGCTGCTCGGGGTCCGGGCCACCGACGGCGGCCTCGTCATCGGCGCGGTGCCGGCCCGGCTCGCGCACACCGACCCGCACACCGGGGCACACGGCCGCTACGACGTCGGCCGGTGGATCTCGCCGCCGGTGTGGAGCGGGTTCGACCTGCGCCAGGTGGTCCCGTCCTGGACGGCCGACACTCCCGACGGCTGCTGGGTGCAGGTGGAGCTGTGCGGCTGGGCCGACCGGTCCCCGGTCACCGGCTGGTACGTGCTGGCCCGGTGGGCGGCCGGCGACCAGGGTCTGCGCCGCACCTCGGTGCCCGGGCAACGGGACCGGCACGCGGAGGTCGACACGGACACCCTGACCGCCACCGGCGCGCGGCTGACCGGCTGGCAGCTCCGGGTCACCCTGGCCCGACCGGTGGGCAGCGCGGACGGTCCGGCGCTGTGGACCGTCGGCGCGGTCGCCGCCGACCGCCCCCCGGCCCGCCCGACCACCGCCCCGACGGCCGAAGCCGCGGCCCGGGGGACGGTGCTGGCGGTGCCCCGGTTCTCCCAGCGGCTGCACGCCGGGCACTACCCCCGCTGGGGTGGCGGCGGCGACTCCTGGTGCAGCCCCACCTGCGTCGCGATGGTGCTGGAGTTCTGGGGCGCCGGCCCGCCCCCGCAGGAGTACGCGTGGGTGAACCCGGCCGACCCCCGGCCGATGGTCGACCACGCGGCCCGGCACTGCTACGACCACGCCTACCAGGGCGCCGGGAACTGGGCGTTCAACACCGCGTACGCCGGCCGGCACGGGCTGGACGCCTTCGTCACCCGGCTGCGTGGCCTGGCCGAGGCGGAACTGTTCGTCGCGGCGGGCATCCCGCTGGTGCTCTCCGCCGCGTACCGCGCCGGCGAGGTGCCCGGCCTCGACTACGACACCTCCGGGCACCTGGTCGTGCTGGTCGGCTTCACCGCCGACGGCGACCCGGTGCTCAACGACCCGTACGCGCCGGACGACGCCGGGGTACGCCGGACCGTGGACCGACGCCGGTTCGGGGCCGCCTGGCAACACGGCAGCGGGGGGATCGCGTACGTCATCCGTCCGCCCTCGGTCCCGCTGCCCCCACCGCCCGCCCAGGCCAACTGGTGA
- a CDS encoding ribonuclease D, which translates to MTDEPPLRRRAAESRPGNEPHHPPSAAPEPADAGTDATADGPEPLTAPRDGTPAPVATSRELAEVVARFAAGAGPVAIDAERASGYRYSQRAYLVQMRRHGAGTVLIDPLPLPDLSALDEVIGGAEWVLHAASQDLPCLAELGLRPRRLFDTELAARLAGFERVGLAALTEHLLGYTLEKHHSAADWSSRPLPESWLTYAALDVELLTDLRDALAEELTRQGKQEWAAEEFAALVASATRPPRVRAEPWRRTSGIHRLRGARAQARVRSMWYARDQIAARRDAAPGRVLPDSAIIAAAELDPKDERTLLTLPGFGGRSVRRLARTWLAALEDARQLPEDALPAHPAVEGPPPPHRWAERDPVAAARLARCREVVLRIAGEHRLPPENLIAPDSIRRLAWTPPEEITGATVAETLRGFGARPWQIRLLVAELTVALPTP; encoded by the coding sequence GTGACCGACGAACCACCCCTGCGCCGTCGGGCCGCCGAAAGCCGACCGGGAAACGAGCCGCACCACCCGCCCTCGGCTGCGCCGGAGCCGGCGGACGCGGGGACAGACGCGACCGCCGACGGGCCCGAACCTCTGACCGCTCCACGGGACGGCACCCCCGCCCCGGTGGCCACATCGCGCGAGTTGGCCGAGGTGGTGGCGCGCTTCGCGGCGGGCGCCGGCCCGGTGGCCATCGACGCCGAGCGGGCCTCCGGATACCGCTACAGCCAACGCGCCTACCTGGTGCAGATGCGCCGGCACGGGGCCGGCACCGTGCTGATCGACCCGCTGCCCCTGCCCGACCTGTCCGCCCTCGACGAGGTGATCGGCGGGGCCGAGTGGGTGCTCCACGCGGCCAGCCAGGACCTGCCGTGCCTGGCCGAGCTGGGTCTGCGGCCGCGCCGGCTGTTCGACACCGAGCTGGCCGCGCGGCTGGCCGGTTTCGAGCGGGTCGGGCTGGCCGCGCTGACCGAGCACCTGCTGGGCTACACGCTGGAGAAGCACCACTCGGCGGCGGACTGGTCGAGCCGGCCGTTGCCGGAGTCCTGGCTGACCTACGCCGCGCTGGACGTCGAGCTGCTGACCGACCTGCGGGACGCGCTCGCCGAGGAGCTGACCCGGCAGGGCAAGCAGGAGTGGGCCGCCGAGGAGTTCGCCGCGCTGGTGGCCTCGGCGACCCGGCCGCCCCGGGTGCGGGCCGAGCCGTGGCGGCGTACCTCGGGCATCCACCGACTGCGGGGCGCGCGGGCGCAGGCCCGGGTCCGGTCGATGTGGTACGCCCGGGACCAGATCGCGGCCCGGCGGGACGCCGCGCCGGGGCGGGTGCTGCCCGACTCGGCGATCATCGCCGCCGCCGAGCTGGACCCGAAGGACGAGCGGACCCTGCTGACCCTGCCGGGGTTCGGCGGCCGGTCGGTGCGCCGACTGGCCCGCACCTGGCTGGCGGCGCTGGAGGACGCCCGGCAGTTGCCCGAGGACGCGCTGCCGGCGCATCCCGCCGTGGAGGGCCCGCCGCCGCCGCACCGCTGGGCGGAACGGGACCCGGTGGCCGCGGCGCGGCTGGCCCGGTGCCGGGAGGTCGTGCTGCGGATCGCCGGTGAGCACCGGCTACCGCCGGAGAACCTGATCGCGCCGGACTCGATCCGCCGGCTCGCCTGGACGCCGCCGGAGGAGATCACCGGGGCGACGGTCGCCGAGACGCTGCGGGGTTTCGGCGCCCGGCCCTGGCAGATCAGGCTGCTGGTGGCCGAGCTGACCGTGGCGCTGCCCACGCCGTGA
- a CDS encoding acetyl-CoA C-acyltransferase, translating to MPREVRDVVFVDGVRTPFGKAGGRYANTRADDLVVRCVRELLRRNPQLPPERVEEVAIAATTQIGDQGLTIGRTAALLSGLPKTVPGYAIDRMCAGAMTAVTTVAGGIAMGAYDVAIAGGVEHMGRHPMGEGVDPNPRILAEKLVDPSALVMGATAENLHDRVPQVTRERADAYALASQVKTAKAYANGKLQPDLVPVAVRDADGGWSLSTVDESPRETSLEKLATLKTPFRPHGRITAGNAAGLNDGATASLIAAESTARELGLPVAMRLVSYGFVGVEPEVMGVGPIPSTEKALRIAGLSIDDIGLFELNEAFAVQVLAFLDHFGIADDDPRVNPWGGAIAVGHPLASSGVRLMTQLARQFAERPEVRYGLTAMCVGIGMGGTVIWENPHWEGNK from the coding sequence GTGCCCCGTGAAGTCAGGGACGTCGTCTTCGTCGACGGCGTCCGCACCCCGTTCGGCAAGGCAGGTGGGCGGTACGCCAACACCCGCGCCGACGACCTCGTCGTCCGCTGCGTCCGGGAGTTGCTGCGGCGCAACCCGCAGCTTCCACCGGAGCGGGTCGAGGAGGTGGCGATCGCCGCCACCACCCAGATCGGCGACCAGGGGCTCACCATCGGCCGTACCGCCGCGCTGCTGTCCGGCCTGCCGAAAACGGTGCCCGGCTACGCCATCGACCGGATGTGCGCCGGCGCGATGACCGCGGTGACCACCGTCGCCGGCGGCATCGCCATGGGGGCGTACGACGTCGCGATCGCCGGTGGGGTCGAACACATGGGCCGGCACCCGATGGGCGAGGGCGTCGACCCGAACCCGCGCATCCTGGCCGAGAAGCTGGTCGACCCGTCCGCGCTGGTCATGGGCGCGACCGCGGAGAACCTGCACGACCGGGTCCCGCAGGTCACCCGGGAACGCGCCGACGCGTACGCGCTGGCCTCCCAGGTCAAGACCGCCAAGGCGTACGCCAACGGCAAGCTCCAGCCCGACCTGGTGCCGGTCGCCGTCCGGGACGCCGACGGCGGCTGGAGCCTGTCCACCGTGGACGAGTCGCCCCGGGAGACCTCCCTGGAGAAGCTGGCCACCCTGAAGACCCCGTTCCGGCCGCACGGGCGGATCACCGCGGGCAACGCGGCCGGGCTGAACGACGGGGCCACCGCCAGCCTGATCGCCGCCGAGTCCACCGCCCGGGAGCTGGGCCTACCGGTCGCGATGCGGCTGGTGTCGTACGGCTTCGTCGGCGTGGAGCCGGAGGTGATGGGCGTCGGGCCGATCCCGTCGACGGAGAAGGCGCTGCGGATCGCCGGGCTGTCCATCGACGACATCGGCCTGTTCGAGCTGAACGAGGCGTTCGCCGTGCAGGTGCTCGCGTTCCTCGACCACTTCGGCATCGCCGACGACGACCCCCGGGTCAACCCGTGGGGCGGCGCGATCGCCGTCGGGCACCCGCTGGCCTCCTCGGGCGTCCGGCTGATGACCCAGCTCGCCCGGCAGTTCGCCGAGCGCCCCGAGGTCCGCTACGGCCTGACCGCCATGTGCGTCGGCATCGGCATGGGCGGCACCGTCATCTGGGAGAACCCGCACTGGGAGGGGAACAAGTGA
- a CDS encoding VOC family protein, with protein MSSGIRSVSFDCADTYALAGFWSEVFGCPRQPDDLPGDPEAMLLPPGGPMVLFLQVPEGKTVKNRVHLCLEPADRGRDAEVERLLAVGATQVADRRRPDGAGWVVLADPEGNEFCVLRGAAERPAAG; from the coding sequence GTGAGTTCAGGAATCCGAAGCGTCAGCTTCGACTGCGCCGACACGTACGCTCTGGCCGGTTTCTGGTCGGAGGTCTTCGGCTGCCCCCGGCAGCCTGACGACCTGCCCGGCGACCCGGAGGCGATGCTGTTGCCGCCGGGTGGCCCGATGGTGCTGTTCCTCCAGGTCCCGGAGGGCAAGACGGTGAAGAACCGGGTGCACCTCTGCCTGGAGCCGGCCGACCGTGGCCGGGACGCCGAGGTCGAGCGGCTGCTCGCCGTCGGCGCGACGCAGGTCGCCGACCGCCGCCGACCCGACGGCGCCGGCTGGGTCGTGCTGGCTGACCCGGAGGGCAACGAGTTCTGCGTGCTGCGCGGCGCCGCAGAGCGGCCCGCCGCCGGCTGA
- a CDS encoding 3-hydroxyacyl-CoA dehydrogenase NAD-binding domain-containing protein, protein MSTLAAPNEVVTKALLRRVDVPGLDRPAALITLDNGFDHTRPNTFGPGGLTSLDEALTEAFAAEPAFVAVTGKPYVFCVGADIVGLPQLADRAQALEIGRLGHRVFARLKDAPVPTFAFVNGAAMGGGLELALHCHYRTLSGGATALALPEVSLGLVPGWGGTQLLPNLIGIPAATQVIIQNPLMQNKMLKPRQAAELGIADVLLEPADFLERSLEWAAGVVRGEVTVTRPEVDREMWDGVLYFARQTLDQRLHGAVPAANKALELLALAKDADFATGAAAEDEALADLVFSEELRSGLYAFDLVQRRAKRPAGAPDKELARTVTKVGIVGAGLMAGQLALLFARRLQVPVVLTDLDQSRVDKGVAYVHQQIEKQVSKGRMDTGTAAKLYGLVSGSVDKSAFADADFVIEAVFEDLAVKKQVWAELEKIVSPEAVLATNTSSLSVTEMAAELEHPERVVGFHFFNPVAVLPLLEIVRGGRTDDATLATAFAVGRQLRKSCVLVSDAPAFVVNRLLTRFLGTVFAAVDAGTPLEVADSALDPLGLPMRPLALLQLVGPGVAYHVGGTLHAAYPERFGLSENLRRIAESGRPVVVDDEINPEVAELLVVGDQPFTAEQVRRDALEALAQEVRLMLDEGVVAEAQDIDLCLILGAGWPFHLGGITPYLDRTGTSERVTGRRFLPPGVASLPA, encoded by the coding sequence GTGAGCACGCTCGCCGCGCCGAACGAGGTGGTGACGAAGGCGCTGCTGCGCCGGGTCGACGTGCCCGGCCTGGACCGGCCGGCCGCCCTGATCACCCTGGACAACGGCTTCGACCACACCCGGCCGAACACCTTCGGCCCGGGCGGGCTGACCAGCCTGGACGAGGCGCTCACCGAGGCGTTCGCGGCCGAGCCGGCGTTCGTGGCGGTCACCGGCAAGCCGTACGTGTTCTGCGTGGGCGCGGACATCGTGGGCCTGCCGCAGCTCGCCGACCGGGCGCAGGCGTTGGAGATCGGCCGGCTCGGCCACCGGGTCTTCGCCCGGCTGAAGGACGCCCCGGTGCCGACGTTCGCCTTCGTCAACGGCGCGGCCATGGGCGGCGGCCTGGAGTTGGCGCTGCACTGCCACTACCGGACGCTCTCCGGCGGCGCGACGGCCCTCGCGCTGCCCGAGGTGTCGCTGGGCCTGGTGCCCGGCTGGGGCGGCACGCAACTGCTGCCGAACCTCATCGGCATCCCGGCCGCCACCCAGGTGATCATCCAGAACCCGCTCATGCAGAACAAGATGCTCAAGCCGAGGCAGGCCGCCGAGCTGGGCATCGCGGACGTGCTGCTGGAGCCGGCCGACTTCCTGGAGCGGTCCCTGGAGTGGGCCGCCGGGGTGGTGCGCGGCGAGGTCACGGTGACCCGGCCCGAGGTCGACCGGGAGATGTGGGACGGGGTGCTGTACTTCGCCCGGCAGACCCTCGACCAGCGGCTGCACGGGGCGGTCCCGGCCGCGAACAAGGCCCTGGAGCTGCTGGCGTTGGCGAAGGACGCCGACTTCGCCACCGGCGCCGCCGCCGAGGACGAGGCCCTGGCCGACCTGGTCTTCTCCGAGGAGCTGCGCAGCGGGCTGTACGCGTTCGACCTGGTGCAGCGGCGGGCCAAGCGGCCGGCCGGCGCGCCGGACAAGGAGCTGGCCCGGACGGTGACCAAGGTCGGCATCGTCGGGGCGGGCCTGATGGCCGGCCAGCTCGCCCTGCTGTTCGCCCGCCGCCTCCAGGTGCCGGTGGTGCTGACCGATCTGGACCAGTCCCGGGTGGACAAGGGCGTGGCCTACGTCCACCAGCAGATCGAGAAGCAGGTGTCCAAGGGCCGGATGGACACCGGCACCGCCGCCAAGCTGTACGGCCTGGTCAGCGGCTCGGTGGACAAGTCCGCGTTCGCGGACGCGGACTTCGTCATCGAGGCGGTGTTCGAGGACCTCGCGGTCAAGAAGCAGGTCTGGGCCGAGCTGGAGAAGATCGTCTCGCCGGAGGCGGTGCTGGCCACCAACACCTCCTCGCTGTCGGTGACGGAGATGGCCGCCGAGCTGGAGCACCCGGAGCGGGTGGTGGGCTTCCACTTCTTCAACCCGGTGGCGGTGCTGCCGCTGCTGGAGATCGTCCGGGGCGGGCGGACCGACGACGCCACCCTGGCCACCGCGTTCGCGGTCGGCAGGCAGTTGCGCAAGTCCTGCGTGCTGGTCTCCGACGCCCCGGCGTTCGTGGTGAACCGGCTGCTCACCCGCTTCCTGGGCACCGTCTTCGCGGCCGTCGACGCGGGCACCCCGCTGGAGGTGGCCGACAGCGCGCTGGACCCGCTGGGCCTGCCGATGCGTCCGCTCGCGCTGCTCCAGCTCGTCGGCCCGGGGGTCGCGTACCACGTCGGCGGGACGCTGCACGCGGCCTACCCGGAGCGCTTCGGCCTGAGCGAGAACCTGCGGCGGATCGCCGAGTCGGGCCGACCGGTCGTGGTGGACGACGAGATCAACCCCGAGGTGGCGGAGCTGCTGGTGGTCGGCGACCAGCCGTTCACCGCCGAGCAGGTCCGCCGGGACGCGCTGGAGGCCCTCGCCCAGGAGGTCCGGCTGATGCTCGACGAGGGTGTCGTCGCCGAGGCGCAGGACATCGACCTGTGCCTGATCCTCGGCGCGGGTTGGCCGTTCCACCTGGGCGGCATCACGCCGTACCTGGACCGGACGGGCACGTCCGAGCGGGTCACCGGGCGCCGGTTCCTGCCGCCGGGGGTGGCGAGCCTGCCCGCCTGA
- a CDS encoding HAMP domain-containing sensor histidine kinase, producing the protein MTVYLTRRPRLRPTLRLRLTLLNGILLIGAGAILVLLAWLLVRDALRPTDELLPGTTVVLADGRTLDAGQWQRQLVDAASRELLAKGLVALLAISVVAVAGAYAVAGRALRPLHQVTSTARRLGEATLDQRIGYSGADDEVAELAKTFDAMLDRIAGAFEAQKRFVANASHELRTPLAVMRTEIDVTLSDDEADVAEFRRMATVVRDASERANSLVDALLVLARSEAQSGRRLGRKTECDLADGAAAALSAVRREMERIKVRVDTTLEPAPVVGDPGLLGRLAGNLVENAVRYNHLHGRLWMRTGSDGRESWLVVGNTGFEVDQADVPGLFEPFRRGGRERTGARGSGLGLSIVRAVCDAHGGAVVVVAQPGGGLEVTVTLPAAAATPVVTGSAAVTTAPLPPGA; encoded by the coding sequence GTGACCGTCTACCTCACCCGCCGTCCCCGGCTGCGTCCCACCCTGCGGCTGCGGTTGACCCTGCTCAACGGCATCCTGCTGATCGGGGCGGGCGCGATCCTCGTCCTGCTGGCCTGGCTGCTGGTCCGGGACGCGCTGCGCCCGACCGACGAGCTGCTGCCCGGCACCACCGTGGTGCTGGCCGACGGGCGCACCCTGGACGCCGGGCAGTGGCAGCGGCAACTCGTCGACGCCGCGTCCCGGGAGCTGCTCGCCAAGGGGCTGGTCGCCCTGCTGGCGATCAGCGTGGTCGCGGTGGCCGGCGCGTACGCGGTGGCCGGCCGGGCGCTGCGCCCGCTGCACCAGGTCACCTCCACCGCCCGCCGGCTCGGCGAGGCCACCCTGGACCAGCGGATCGGCTACTCGGGGGCGGACGACGAGGTGGCCGAGCTGGCCAAGACGTTCGACGCGATGCTGGACCGGATCGCCGGGGCGTTCGAGGCGCAGAAGCGGTTCGTCGCCAACGCCTCGCACGAGCTGCGGACGCCGCTGGCGGTGATGCGCACCGAGATCGACGTGACGCTCAGCGACGACGAGGCGGACGTGGCCGAGTTCCGCCGGATGGCCACCGTGGTCCGGGACGCCTCCGAACGGGCCAACAGCCTGGTGGACGCGCTGCTGGTGCTGGCCCGCAGCGAAGCCCAGTCGGGGCGGCGGCTGGGCCGCAAGACCGAGTGCGACCTGGCCGACGGCGCCGCCGCCGCGTTGTCGGCGGTCCGCCGCGAGATGGAGCGGATCAAGGTGCGGGTGGACACCACGCTGGAGCCGGCGCCGGTGGTCGGCGACCCGGGGTTGCTCGGCCGGTTGGCCGGCAACCTGGTCGAGAACGCGGTCCGCTACAACCACCTGCACGGGCGGCTCTGGATGCGGACCGGCTCGGACGGGCGCGAGTCGTGGCTGGTGGTGGGGAACACCGGCTTCGAGGTGGACCAGGCGGACGTGCCGGGGCTGTTCGAGCCGTTCCGGCGCGGCGGTCGGGAGCGTACCGGGGCGCGCGGCTCCGGGTTGGGGCTGTCCATCGTCCGGGCGGTCTGCGACGCGCACGGCGGCGCGGTGGTGGTGGTCGCCCAGCCGGGCGGCGGGCTGGAGGTCACCGTGACCCTGCCGGCCGCGGCGGCCACCCCGGTGGTCACCGGCTCGGCGGCGGTGACCACCGCCCCACTGCCGCCGGGCGCCTGA
- a CDS encoding response regulator transcription factor, translated as MRVLVVEDERNLADAIARGLRRRGMAVDVAYDGDAGHEMAFVTRYDVVILDRDLPGVHGDQICAELAASGTLTRVLMLTASGAVSDRVEGLGLGADDYLPKPFAFDELVARVQALGRRATPPAPPVLEVADLVLDPARRVVTRGGAPVDLTNKEFGVLCELLKARGAVVSSEELLERVWDANTDPFTTIVRVTVMTLRKKLGDPPLIETVVGAGYRTPGGAS; from the coding sequence ATGCGGGTACTGGTGGTCGAGGACGAGCGCAACCTCGCCGACGCGATCGCGCGCGGGTTGCGACGTCGCGGCATGGCGGTGGACGTCGCGTACGACGGCGACGCCGGCCACGAGATGGCCTTCGTCACCCGGTACGACGTGGTGATCCTCGACCGGGACCTGCCCGGTGTGCACGGGGACCAGATCTGCGCGGAGCTGGCCGCCTCCGGCACCCTCACCCGGGTGCTGATGCTCACCGCCAGCGGCGCCGTCTCCGACCGGGTGGAGGGGCTCGGCCTCGGCGCGGACGACTACCTGCCCAAACCGTTCGCCTTCGACGAGCTGGTGGCCCGGGTGCAGGCGCTCGGTCGGCGGGCCACCCCGCCCGCCCCGCCGGTGCTGGAGGTGGCCGACCTGGTGCTCGACCCGGCCCGTCGGGTGGTCACCCGGGGCGGCGCGCCGGTCGACCTGACCAACAAGGAGTTCGGCGTCCTGTGCGAGCTGCTCAAGGCGCGGGGCGCGGTGGTCTCCAGCGAGGAGCTGCTGGAACGGGTCTGGGACGCCAACACCGACCCGTTCACCACGATCGTCCGGGTCACCGTGATGACCCTGCGGAAGAAGCTCGGTGACCCGCCGCTGATCGAGACGGTGGTGGGGGCCGGCTACCGGACGCCCGGAGGCGCGTCGTGA